In Haliscomenobacter hydrossis DSM 1100, the DNA window AGCCGAATGATTTGGTAAGCGTAACGCAAGCGGATGTAATGCGAGGTGCAGGCCATGAGCTCGTCCCGTCCGCGGGTGATCAAACTGTTGAGGATGGCGGTATTGCTGGGCGTTTCTTTCCAGGGATCGGTGCTCGTCACGTGGGGTTCGCAGTCCTTGGCGTATTGCAAATAGCGCAGGGTTTCGGTACATCCATTGCGGTAGAGGTAATTGGCAAACGTGTTTTGCCGCAAGTAGGGACTCAAGCCATAGTTCTTCACCGTAATGGCATTGATGACTTCTTCGAGGTCACTTTTGGTCCAATCGTACACCACGGCGTAAATGTCGGTTTTTTCAGCGCGGGCGCAATAGCGGGTATGCCACTCATTGAGGTTGTCCTGCATCATGGTGGTTTGCTGCTTGCCAAAGCGCTCGTACAATACATCAAAGCCCAGGATATAAGGAGCACCCGCCGCATTGCCCTTGATGATGCTGGAACGCAAAAAAGAGTAGCCCTTGAAGGGGTGGAGGTTGGGGCCGCAGTCACCACCAAGGGGTAATGGGCACAGCAGTAGTACCAGACCCAACACCAGACTGGCTGCTTTTGTGTAGCGGTAAATTAAGGTCAGCACTGCTGAGTTTAGGTTGTGCATAATTTTACATAGAAGTTTTATAACGCAGCTGCGCTGCCGAGCCTGGTAAATACATATTTGAACATTCATCAAAGATTGTGCTGAACTGACCAACCCCCGACCCCTAAAGGGGAGTACAGCCTACGTTCAATCACAATTTTACCTTCTTCTCGCAGAAAGTCAGTATTTTATACTTTCCGAAAATGTACTCCCCTTTAGGGGTCGGGGGTTCTGAGGCTGCAGTAAAACGCTCAATATCAACCACAAATCAAATTTGGGGAATTTGTGGATAATCGACAGATCTTAGAAACCCGTTCCTTAGACACTTTAGAAATTTTACCTAAAACACTCCAAAAACCTCCTCCAACTGATCCTCACTCAGCGCCTTCATCAAACCAGAATGCAAATGGTAAATGGCTACCCAACGCTGCTCTGCCCTGGGCAACTCCCGCCGCGCAAACTGCGCCGCCGCCGCCAACTCCGCCCCCCCACAAGTTTCGATCCGCAACAAATCGCCCTGGTACAAATAATGCCCGTTAAGATAAGTACTTTTTTGCACCCGAAAGCGCCGAGGTGCAATCTCCTCAAAACGGGCATCGCCCCGCAAGGTTTCTGCCCGCAGATCATTGAGCAAACGGATCATTTCTCCCTCCCGGAACAGTACGCCCCAACTGAAAGCCGGCAACACCACATCCAGGGGCAGCGGAAACCGGGGCAAGGGGGCATACGCGGCTACCGCTTTTTGCGAAAAAATCGAATTGTCCTCCGCCCAATCTTCCAATTGCCCCACGTTGTACAACATCAACATGCCTCGCGCTACCGGCGGCACCCCCGTGCGTTGGGGGTATTTACATTGGTGCAGGCGGATGGTGGCGGATAGTTTCCGCCCCTGACTGGCCAGTTTTTGCCCCAAAGCCTCCAAAAACGCGAAGTACACCCTGCGGGTGCTTTGGTTCCAATCGCAGTCGATTTGTACCTCACTGATGCGTCGGGGATCCAAGGGAGTACCCAGGTTCTTGATTTTATCCAGGGTGCGTTGCACCAATTGTTGCAGTTGTGCCTCACTCTCCACGTGCGCCCAGGTGCGGTTGGTAATGAATACGACCGGCACCAATTCGAGGTCGTGTAGGCCCGCTGTATCCATTTGAATGCTGGCCAGGGGCACAATTTGTCCCCGGCGCTCATCCCAGTCGATGTCAAAAAATTTGGCATAAAGGCGCGTAACCCCCAGGTTGTGCAAACGTTGCTGCTCGGCCTGGCTCAGCGCCAGACGGGTTTGCCAGTGGTAAAATGCACGCTCGGGTTTGGCCACGGGCTGGCAAGCGACAAGGAGAAGGAGTAAAACCAGGTAGTAGATGATGTTGTTGCGGGCATTTCCTTTTCCTGTCGAAGTCGGACTGATTGGTGCTGTGCTTAACGCTTTCGCGCAGCTGCGCTGCTTGTTTTTTTCACCACGACGACACGACGACACGACGTTTTGCTCCGCACCACACGACGCTTGCGTCGTGTTTTTTGAAGCGCAAAGCGCGAAAAACGTCGTGTCGTCGTGTCGTCGTGTCGTCGTGGTGAAAAAACATTTTGGCGTAGCCAAAATAAATAGCTTGTGTTGTAAAGAAGCACAACCAATCGATCCTGCCTGTGCGGAAAGTACATTGTTTTTACCCATAAAAATGCTTCCTTTTCTTGAGACAAACCCTAAAACCCTAAAACCCTAAAACCCTACTAAGCCCTGCCTTCGCCGCCTGGTGCAAACTCGTCCGATAATCACTTGGCCGCATTTCGGTACACAGCTGAAAAAAGCGCCGTGCCTGGGGGTAATCCTTGCGCAATTCACAAATCAAGCCCGCTTGTAAAGCGGCATTACAAGCGTAATAATGCGTGGTTTCGCGGCCTTCGGCAATGGTTTTGCGATAGAGGGCCATGGCCTCGTCCCAACGGGCCAGGCCATGTAAAATACGTCCCTGTCGGTAGGTATATTCCAGTTGGGCAGCTTTATTGGGCCAACGGTAGTTTTCTTTTTCCTTCAATAAATCGTAGGCCGTCTGGAAGTAGCCGCCATCGAACAGCAGCCTGGCCCTGACCAGCGCAGCTTCGGGCAGCAGGCCACTTTGAGCCTCCTCCTGGGCGTTTTTGTCTGACCCAAAATCAGCCACGCCCCTTTGGCTGCACAATTGCAGGTAGCGTTTGTAGCCAGTAGCATTGCCTTTGATCAGCTCGGTCCAGGCCAATTTTTGGTAGGCCTCCTTGATGTTGTTGCGGCCCCGAAAACGACCCAGAAAATTGGAAAAATGCGGGGCGGCATCGGCGTCCAGGCGGCGCAATTTGGCCAGCCCCAACTGGAATTCCAGCATGGGAAAATCCATGGTGCCCCCGGGTTTGTTGTATTTGCTCAGCATGGCAATGGCCTCGTCGTTGTGTCCGCTGCGCAGGGCCACACTGGCTTTGAGAAAACAATGCAAGGGGTTTTTGGTCAGGTCAAGGTGCTGGTTTTGTAATATTTTCCAGGCCGCATTGGCATCATTTTCGAGGTGCAGCACCATAAAGGCGTAGTACACCACCGTTTCGTCGGCGAATAAAAAATCCTCGTTTTGCCGGGCGTGGCGCAGCACTTTTTCCAATTCGGCCTTGCCTTGCGCAATCGAACCCTGCATGCCCCCCAGTAGTTTGACCCCCCACTGGTAATTGTCGGGAATGGTGCCCACCAGCGCGTGCAGCAGCCCCAGGTCTTTGTAATTGGGCATAAACTGCGGAAAACGCTCCTGGTTTTTGCTGAGTAGGCGGTACGCCTTGCCTGCGTGGGAAAAGGCTCCCAGGTAGTCACCAAACTTGAGTTTGACCAGCGACCATTGCAAAAAAATGTCGCCCTGCGCATACAGGTAGTAGGGCGACTTTTGATCGCCAGCCCTGATTTTGGCCAGTCTTTGGTCGAGGTGTTTTTTGAGGGCGGCATATTCGGCAGCATCTTCGTTGATGTAGAGCCGAAAAAAATCGAGGTAATTTTCAATATGGTAAACAGCCAGGTTTTGGGGGTCCTGGCGCTTGAGCCGCGCCAGAATGGCCGCCGACTCATCGAGGCGCAGCGCAACCGCTTTTTGGTACGCCTGCACGATGGAACTGTTGTAGCTGAAATGCTCCTCGGCGTGCCCGCTATTCCAGCAGTGCAAGAACAGGAACAAGGCCACCCACCTGGTTTTCTCTAGTATGGTGAAGTTCATGGGACAAAGATAGGGAAAAATTCGGGGGTTCGGGGGTTCGAGGGTTCGAGGGTTCGGGGGTTCGGGGGTTCGGGGGTTCGAGGGTTCGAGGGTTCGGGGGTTCGAGGGTTCGAGGGTTCGAGGGTTCGGGGGTTCGGGGGTTCGGGGGTTCGGAGGTTCGGGGGTTCGGGGGTTCGGGGGTTCGGAGGTTCGGAGGTTCGGGGGTTCGGAGGTTCGGGGGTTCGGAGGTTCGGGGGTTCGGAGGTTCGGGGGTTCGGGGGTTCGGGGGTTCGGATCGCAGGTCTAGCAGAATTGTGTGCCAACCCCCGAACCCCCGAACGTCGAACCCTCGAACCCCCAAACCCTCGAACGTCGAACCCTCGAACCCCCAAACCCTCGAACCCTAAATCGGCACATTCCGCTTAAACGCACTCCCAAAATCCACCAGCGACTCCGTTTTTATCACGCCCTTGATGTGGTCGATTTTTTCGTAGAGCAGTTTGCGCATGTGTTCGCTACTGGTGGCCACAATGCGGATGTACAAGGTGTAGCTGCCTGTGATGTAATAACACTCGATCACTTCGGGGATACGTTTGAGTTCTTCGATGATTTGTTGGGAATCGGAGTCTTCACGCAGTACCAGGCCAGTGAAGGCACTCCACTCGTAGCCCAGCTTTTTTTCATCCAGGATGATGCTGACCTGTTTCAGCACGCCCAGGTCTTTGAGGCGGCTCACCCGCTGGTGTACCATGGTGTTGGAGATGCCGAGGTCCTGGGCAATTTGGGCATAGGCCCGGCGGCCATCCTGCTCTAAGGCGCGGAGGATTTGGCGGTCGTGTTCGTCGAGGTAGGGTAATTCGGTCATGTTTTTTTGGGTTCGGGGGGTTGAGGGTTCGGGGGTTCGGGGGTTCGGGGGTTCGACGTTCGGGGGTTCGGGGGTCCACCAAAGCGACATAAATTGGCGAACGGATTTATTTTCTATAACGCATATTATGCATTTTTTACCGCAGAGTAAGGGAGGACACGCGGAGTTGCGCGGAGTTTTAGTTCAAAGGAGTTTGCCACCTGCGGTGGCTCGAGTTGGTTCTCCAGAAAGAGCCTGCTTAAAATCAAGCTAAGTATACTAAGACCATATAAAACCTAACGAACCAAGCTTCAGCAAAGGCGACCTCCATGGCCTCTCCGCACCGCAGGTGCCCTAAAAACTCCGCGAAACTCCGCGTGTCCTCCCTTACTCTGCGGTAAAAAATGTGTAATGTAAATGATTAAATTAAAATCCTCCGATTGTTGCCTCGTAGCGCCGCAGGCGCGAAAAGCGCGCAGCGCATCCATTTTACCAACTCCACTGTCAAAATGCAATTTCACCTACTGAAAACCACACCTCAAAAGTCAATTTAGCACAAAATAAGCAAAAATTAAAAAATTATTCTTCTTTTCAAGTTCATAAAAAGTCAATACTTTAAATTTGAAGTGATTTTTGAAGCAAATCTCTCAATTCAATAAACCAACAGCATGGCTACAATGACCGCCACCCGCAGCGCAGCGCTGATTGCAAAGGAAGAACAATACGGTGCCCACAACTACCACCCTTTGGAAGCCGTGATCGAACGCGGCAGCGGGGTACACGTATGGGATGTAGCCGGTAAACAATACTATGATTTCCTTTCGGCCTATTCCGCCGTCAATCAGGGCCATTGCCACCCGCGCATCATCAAAGCGCTGACCGATCAGGCCCAAAAACTGACCCTCATTTCGCGGGCTTTTTACAACTCGGTCTTGGGGCCGTACGAAGAATTCATCACCCAATTGTTTGGTTACGATAAGGTACTGCCCATGAACACGGGGGTAGAGGCCGTAGAAACCGCCCTCAAACTCTGCCGCAAATGGGCCTATCAGGTGAAAGGAATTCCTGCCAACCGCGCCAAAATCCTTTTTGCCAGCGGCAACTTCCACGGGCGTACCCTTTCCGTGATTTCAGGTTCGAGCGATCCCGCCAGTCGCGGCGGTTTTGGCCCCTATATGCCCGGTTTTGAGATGATTGAATACAACAACCTGGCCTCGCTGCAAGCTGCGCTCGAAGACCCCTACGTAGCGGGTTTGCTCATCGAACCCATTCAGGGCGAAGCGGGTGTAGTGGTGCCGGAGCCTGGCTACCTGGCGGAAGCCTTCCGCCTGTGCCGCGAAAAACAGGTGTTGTTCATTGGCGATGAAATCCAGACGGGCATTGCCCGCACGGGCAAAATGTTGGCCCTGGATCACTATGACATCCAGCCCGATATCCTCATCCTGGGCAAAGCCCTCTCGGGAGGCGTACTGCCCGTATCCGCCGTACTGGCCAACGACGAAATTATGCTGTGCATTCGCCCCGGTGAGCATGGTTCTACTTTTGGCGGCAACCCCCTGGCTTGCGCCGTGGCCCGCGAAGCACTACAGGTGGTGCTCGACGAAAAACTGGCCGACAACGCCCAACGCCTGGGTGAACTTTTCCGCAGCGCCCTCAACAACATCCGCCAGGAAAGTGACCTGATTACCCTGGTGCGCGGCCAGGGCCTGCTCAACGCCATTGTGATCAATACCCGGGAAGACTCTGACCTGGCCTGGAACATGTGCCTGCGCTTTCGCGACAAGGGCCTGCTGGCCAAACCTACCCACGGCAACAAGATCCGCCTCGCGCCTCCCCTGGTGATGACCGAAGCGCAAATGTGGGACTGCGTGGGGATCATCCGGGAAACGGTGCTGGAGTTCTAGGGTTTATTCACCACAGGGTTTATTCACCACAGGGTTTATTCACCAGTAGAGTAGAGAGAAGCGGCGCTGCCGCTTCTCCCCCTCGTCAATCCGTACGTGCGGTTTTCCCGCATACGGCTTTCCTATGAACTTCTTCATGAGCTTTCACAGGCGAACTCCTCCGGAAGTGTATTTCGTCGGGTCGATTAGTCCATACTTTTCGACTAATGCCTCAAAGGCTCTTTGTCCATAAAGCCTACACTTCCGTTGACTCTTGCGGTTATAGTAACGGTTCAGTCGCTCTTGCAGGTAGTGCCGTAACCGTCTTTTGCTCACCGCTGGATAGCTCACCCCTTTGATGTCAAAGTAGTTCAACCATCCCCGTAATAGCTTATTCAGGTCTTCGCTCACTTGTTCTCCCTTGTAGTGACCATGTGCTTCAAGATATGTATCAATCTTGTCTCGGATCTTTTGCTCCGATTTCTGACTTGGAATGATGTTCCAGTAGCGTTTGTTACGATCCCATAAATCCTTGTCGTAGCGGATGGTGAACCCTAAAAAGTCAAAGCTCTCCGCTTTTGCTTCCACCGTTCGGGTTTTCTGCTCATTCAAGCTTAATCCCATTCGACTTAGCAAGCTTTTGAGCTGCTCCTTCACTTGTTCTCCGATCTGTTTGCCCATTAACACAAAATCATCTGCATACCGTACTATCTTCACTCCACCTTGGTAAAACAAACTCTTCGGATTGTTCACGATCCGATCTAATAGGTTCAGGTATATATTGGCCAGTAAGGGCGAGATCACGCCCCCTTGTGGTGTCCCTACTTTGTTCTTCTTGCCCCCTTTAAACTGTCCGTCCTCGTATATCGGCGCTTTCAACCATTGACCGATTAAGTCCAATATCCGTCCGTCACTGATCCGCTCTTTTAGCCCTATCAGCAGTTTATCGTGTGGTATCGTATCAAAGTATTTACTCAAGTCCGCATCCAATACTTCACTCTTCCCTTCCTGTAGATAACCCTTGATCGCTCCTAGTGCATCCCCAGAACTGCGTTCTGGGCGGAACCCATAGGAACTTTCCTCAAAGTCCGCTTCAAAGATCGGTTCTATTAGTAGTTTACATGCTGTCTGTACTATCCGGTCTCTAACCGTCGGTATCCCCAATGGACGTTCTCCTCCGTTCGCTTTCGGGATCATTACCCGTTTTACTGCTTGCGTCCGGTAGCGCTTCGTCCTTAGTTCCTCCCCTAGTTCCTCCAAATAGTTCTCTACGCCGCCTTGCTCAATATCATTTATGCTGATCCCGTCTATGCCGGGGGAGCCTTGGTTCGCTTTTACTGCCTTCCATGCAACGCTCAACATATGTTTTTGAAACACCTTGTCGTATAACACGTAAAACTTATACCCCTTGTCCTGCTTGGCTTTTTGGTATAGCTTGCATTGTAACGAAAATACCCTTTCCGCATCGCTCAACTCCCATTTCTTCTTCCCGAATAGTGGCAGTTGTCCCTCCGCTCCGTCTTTCTGTTGATACTTATTTCTCAATTTTGACTGGTCTTCCATTTTGCAAGTTTTATTCATAGCAATGCCCCTTCGCTCCTCCCGCTTTTACCTTTTCGGGGATCAGCACTACTATGGGCATCTCCGACTCCCTCGGCAGGGTTGGATATCCCTCCGTTAGGGTCTCCCACGTTCATGCGGCACCTTTGATGGACACGCAACATTATTTTACCCCGGGTAGCCCCCTTTGTGCACTTTGCCGATGCTTCCATTGGGGTGGCAGGTTTCATCCAATCTGGCAGACTGACCACTACCAACAGTGTAACGAGGCCTAACTAATGCAGCTTATCCATCTCGTTAGTGTGAGCTCTTGGCCCTTCGTTTCCTCCAGTCCAATCACACCTCCTTCAAGCTGATCGGCATCTTGGCTCGTGTGGTTCTTGCATCCACATAGGTTTTATTTTATATTTACCGCACGCCTCGTGGCGCACCAGATTCGCACAGATAAACACAGATTTTATTCACCACAGATTTATTTACCACAAATTTATTTACCACAAATTTATTTACCACAAATTTATTTACCACAGATTCGCACGGATAAACACAGATTTTTATATTAATCTGTGCGAATCTGTGTATAATCTGTGTTCATATGTGGTAAAAAAAATCCGTGTTCATCTGTGCGAATCTGTGGTGAATAAAAAAAAATCTGCGTTTATCTGTGCGAATCTGTGGTGAACAAAAAAATCCGTGGTGATTATACCCGCACTACCCGCAATAATCCAAAAGCAACTGCGTTTTTTGGGTTTTACCTGTGAATTCCGTAACATTGCACCCTGTGCTATCTTACACGCTTCCATTCCACCGCCTTTGCGGCACAAACAACGAAAAGTCTCTGCGACCTTTCAGCGGCGAAGCCATGATATTTTTACCAATTAGCTATGAGCTGTGAGCTATCAGCTGTGAGCCATCAGCTGTGAGCTATCAGCTGTGAGCTATCAGCTCATAGCTGACGGCTCATAGCTGATAGCTGACGGCTCATAGCTCACAGCTTCCTTCCATGCAAGAACACTGGGACATCGTCATCACCCCCCGCAAATCCCTCTTTGCGCTCAACCTGCGTGAAGTCTGGAACTATCGCGATTTACTCAGTCTGTTTGTACGGCGCGACATCGTAGCCCAGTACAAACAAACCATCCTGGGGCCGCTGTGGTATTTCATCCAGCCCATGCTGACCACCATCATGTTCACCATCGTGTTTGGCAACCTGGCGGGTATCTCCACGGATGGCATCCCACCCATGTTGTTTTACCTGGCGGGCATCACCAACTGGAACTATTTTGCCGAATGCCTCAACAAAACGAGTACTACCTTTCGCGACAACCAAAACCTTTTTGGCAAGGTGTATTTCCCGCGCCTGGTGGTGCCCCTGAGCATTGTAGCCTCCAATCTGGTGCGCTACGGCATTCAGATGTTGTTGTTTGTGGCGTTTTATATCTACTTTTTGAGTAGCGGCACGGCCATCGCGCCCAATGCCGCCGCCCTGCTTTTCCCACTGCTGGTGGTTTTGCTGGCTGGATTGGGACTGGGTTTTGGCCTGATCATCACGGCCCTGACCACCAAGTACCGCGATCTGGTGTTCCTGGTGCAGTTTGGCGTACAACTGGCCATGTATGCCACACCGGTGATTTACCCGCTGAGCAAAATCCCCGCCGAATACCAGTGGATTGCCCTGGCCAACCCCATGACCGCCTTGATCGAAACCTTCAAATACGGCCTGCTCGGGCAGGGGACGTTTTCCTGGTGGGGACTGGGGTATAGTGCCGCGTTTACGCTGGTGGCAGTGCTGCTGGGTACGGCGATATTTAACCGGACGGAGCGGACGTTCATGGATACGGTGTAGATGGGGTGTGGAAGTGTGGGTGTGGGTGTGGAAGTGTGAGTTAGGGTGTGAGGTCGCCAGCGCTTGAAGCGGTCATCCCAAGCTATTCTCCTTTCCATTCTGCACAAAAAAAGCTTAATATAACGTAAATTCTGAATTGATTCTATTGATAATCAAAGCGGTGCGACTTCTCCGAAGTCGTAAAACGCTTAGATTGCCAATGCTGCTACAAACATGCGACTTCTCCGAAGTCGACCGAATGACTTCGGAGAAGTCACACGTTTGTAGAATATGTTGATCGTCAGTTGTTCCGACTTCGGAGAAGTCGCACCTTTCCTCCGCATTAATTCAGAACTCACGTTAGTATAAATGATATTGTCTTAGCTTTTCAGTCAGAGTATGCTCGCAAATTAAGTGGTTATGCAGCAGTGCAAAAACTATTTTTTTATTTTTTTTTAAAAAACTACAAAAAACAACTAAATTCGACCATCACGAACCTTAAACCCTCGTTCGTATGGCCAAACGTCAGCAAAAAAATAAAAGCCCTAAGTCGTCGAAAAAAGACCCCAAAAAAGGGAACACCTACGACAAAATTCTCAAAGAGAATTTTCGCGAACTCGTAGTTCCACTCGTCTTCCGGCAAGAAGGCATCGATCCGATAAAAAGTGAACCCTTACCAGAAGAACTCAATTCCACGATCAGCCGGAAGATTGATTTTTTGATGCGGGTTCTGGAAAAAAATGATCATGAATCGATCATTCACATTGAATTTCAGACCAGAATGCCCCGGGCGATGGTTTATCGGGTGGCCGAGTACCATGGTTTTTTACTAGCCAAATACAAACTCCCCATTCGTCACTTTGTGGTGTATTTGGGTAAGTCCCGAACCAAAGTCCTAACCGAATTACCCAAAGATTTACAATTCAGTGGCTATAAACTGATTGCCCTCAATCAAATCCCTTTTGAGAATCTCGTAAAATCCAAGATACCTGAAGAAATTATCCTGGCCATCTTTGCCCACTACCCCAAACACGATCCCAAACGGGTAGCCAGAATCATTCTGTATCGCTTAAAAGAAGTATGCAAAGACGAGGTTTCACTAAGAAAATTCATCACCCAGTTGACACTCTTGTCTCAATTGCGTAAATTGGACGAGGAAGTCAAAAAAATTGCCAATAGTATGCCCATTACCATAGACCTACGAGAAAATGCCATGGTCAAAGACCTGATCGCCGAAGTGCAAGCAGAATGGGAGCTAGAACATGGCGAAAAGTTGAAGGCCGCTGAAGAGATTGCTGAAAAAGCAGAGCAAGTTGCTGAAAAAGCAGAACAAGAGGTCGAAGAAGAGCGCCAAAGAGTCAATAGCATGATCCTCTCGCTCTACCAGGAATTTCAAATGCCAATGGAACAAATCGCCAGAATGGCCAATAAAGACCTCGGGTATATTGAAGACCTGATCGCACAAGAAGAAAAAGTAAAAATGAGGGCTGATTAAACAAATTGCCAATAGTATGCCCATTACGATAGACCTGCGAGAAAATGCCCTAGTCAAAGACCTGATCGCCGAAGTGCAAGCCGAAACGGAAGTATATCGCCAACTAGCAAAAGAACAGCGTCGGCAGATCGAAGAGCAACGCCAACAAGCAGAAGAGCAGCGCCAACAAGCGGAAGAACAACGCCAGCACACTCGCGCTGCCATCCTCAATCTCTACCAAACTCTGCACCTGGAACCCACCCTGATCGCAACTATTTTTGAGATCAGCGAACAAGAGGTTTTGGGTATTTTGGAGGCTGCTGAATAGACTTATTGCGACGAGAGCGATCTCGTGCAAGGTATAAATAGAGAAGTGGCGCGAAAAATTCGTCATTTCAAAACACGAATTAAACCTTGCTTCCCTGTTCACAAAAGCTTAATAAAGTAGCCAAATTCAAGCCATGGCCACCTCGCTCCATATCAACCTCAATGCCTTAGACGAGTCCTTCATCGAAGAACTGCGGCAACGTTACGGGGCAGCCGAAGTAGAAATCCTGTTGACTGAAACGCCTCAAGATGGGCTAACCGAGGATGGTTTCTGGCAATTGATCGAATGCCTGGATTGGGAAAACGAAGGCGACGACGACGCCGTGATCGAACCCTTGGTGCAGGCTCTGGCCAATCTGCCCAATGCCAACATCCACCAGTTTGAAGACATTCTGGCTGAAAAACTCTGGCTCTTGGATACCGGCGAACACGCCGAGGCATCTATCCGCGATCAGGAAAAAGACTACGTGTCAGTAGATGGGTTCCTGTATGACCGCTGCTGTGTCGTCGCCAACGGCAAAGAACTTTACGAGGAGGTGTTGCATGATCCATCCAAATTTCCGACTGGTCTGTCCTTTGAGCGCTTGTTGTCGGTAGCTAGCCTGGCTTATGAACGAAAAACGGGGAAAGCCTTCGTCCATATTCCCCGGAAATCGTATGAAACGTATAGCAACGAAGCGGGTTGGGAAGATGCTGATTAAGCGGATCAACGCGGATTTTTATCCCGCCTTCGGCGTTGATGGATCAAAATAGCCAGAAAGGCAAAATGAAGTGAGGCAATCAAAAATAAACTATTTTTAGTTTATTTTTTCTACAAACCACAAAAAATAACTAAATTCGACCATCACGAACCTTAAACCCTCGTTCGTATGGCCAAACGTCAGCAAAAAAATAAAAGCCCTAAGTCGTCGAAAAAAGACCCCAAAAAAGGGAACACCTACGACAAAATTCTCAAAGAGAATTTTCGCGAACTCGTAGTTCCACTCGTCTTCCGGCAAGAAGGCATCGATCCGATAAAAAGTGAACCCTTACCAGAAGAACTCAATTCGACGATCAGTCGAAAGATTGATTTTTTGATGCGGGTTCTGGAAAAAAATGATCATGAATCGATCATTCACATTGAATTTCAGACCAGAATGCCCCGGGCGATGGTTTATCGGGTGGCCGAGTACCATGGTTTTTTACTAGCCAAATACAAACTCCCCATTCGTCACTTTGTGGTGTATTTAGGTAAGTCCCGAACCAAAGTCCCAACCGAATTACCCAAAGATTTACAATTCAGTGGCTATAAACTGATTGCCCTCAATCAAATCCCTTTTGAGGAGCTAATC includes these proteins:
- the rocD gene encoding ornithine--oxo-acid transaminase — encoded protein: MATMTATRSAALIAKEEQYGAHNYHPLEAVIERGSGVHVWDVAGKQYYDFLSAYSAVNQGHCHPRIIKALTDQAQKLTLISRAFYNSVLGPYEEFITQLFGYDKVLPMNTGVEAVETALKLCRKWAYQVKGIPANRAKILFASGNFHGRTLSVISGSSDPASRGGFGPYMPGFEMIEYNNLASLQAALEDPYVAGLLIEPIQGEAGVVVPEPGYLAEAFRLCREKQVLFIGDEIQTGIARTGKMLALDHYDIQPDILILGKALSGGVLPVSAVLANDEIMLCIRPGEHGSTFGGNPLACAVAREALQVVLDEKLADNAQRLGELFRSALNNIRQESDLITLVRGQGLLNAIVINTREDSDLAWNMCLRFRDKGLLAKPTHGNKIRLAPPLVMTEAQMWDCVGIIRETVLEF
- a CDS encoding ABC transporter permease is translated as MQEHWDIVITPRKSLFALNLREVWNYRDLLSLFVRRDIVAQYKQTILGPLWYFIQPMLTTIMFTIVFGNLAGISTDGIPPMLFYLAGITNWNYFAECLNKTSTTFRDNQNLFGKVYFPRLVVPLSIVASNLVRYGIQMLLFVAFYIYFLSSGTAIAPNAAALLFPLLVVLLAGLGLGFGLIITALTTKYRDLVFLVQFGVQLAMYATPVIYPLSKIPAEYQWIALANPMTALIETFKYGLLGQGTFSWWGLGYSAAFTLVAVLLGTAIFNRTERTFMDTV
- a CDS encoding DUF4240 domain-containing protein gives rise to the protein MATSLHINLNALDESFIEELRQRYGAAEVEILLTETPQDGLTEDGFWQLIECLDWENEGDDDAVIEPLVQALANLPNANIHQFEDILAEKLWLLDTGEHAEASIRDQEKDYVSVDGFLYDRCCVVANGKELYEEVLHDPSKFPTGLSFERLLSVASLAYERKTGKAFVHIPRKSYETYSNEAGWEDAD
- the ltrA gene encoding group II intron reverse transcriptase/maturase yields the protein MEDQSKLRNKYQQKDGAEGQLPLFGKKKWELSDAERVFSLQCKLYQKAKQDKGYKFYVLYDKVFQKHMLSVAWKAVKANQGSPGIDGISINDIEQGGVENYLEELGEELRTKRYRTQAVKRVMIPKANGGERPLGIPTVRDRIVQTACKLLIEPIFEADFEESSYGFRPERSSGDALGAIKGYLQEGKSEVLDADLSKYFDTIPHDKLLIGLKERISDGRILDLIGQWLKAPIYEDGQFKGGKKNKVGTPQGGVISPLLANIYLNLLDRIVNNPKSLFYQGGVKIVRYADDFVLMGKQIGEQVKEQLKSLLSRMGLSLNEQKTRTVEAKAESFDFLGFTIRYDKDLWDRNKRYWNIIPSQKSEQKIRDKIDTYLEAHGHYKGEQVSEDLNKLLRGWLNYFDIKGVSYPAVSKRRLRHYLQERLNRYYNRKSQRKCRLYGQRAFEALVEKYGLIDPTKYTSGGVRL
- a CDS encoding Lrp/AsnC family transcriptional regulator; this translates as MTELPYLDEHDRQILRALEQDGRRAYAQIAQDLGISNTMVHQRVSRLKDLGVLKQVSIILDEKKLGYEWSAFTGLVLREDSDSQQIIEELKRIPEVIECYYITGSYTLYIRIVATSSEHMRKLLYEKIDHIKGVIKTESLVDFGSAFKRNVPI